The nucleotide sequence TCGTCCTCCGCGCTGGAGCTGGAACCGCCGAGCGCTTTCACTGCGGCATCGATCGCTTGCTTCACACGTTTGCTCCAGTCCTTCGGCCAACGCTCGGCAACGTCCGCCAAGTAGTTGCCCGCATCCTTCGTCCCCAACTCTCGCAAGCGACCGACGATACGGATCTTCTGTTCCTCCGGCATTTCCTTCTCGGGTCGGAACAGGATCTGATCGAATCCGCTGGTGACCACGTCGAAGGGAAGCTTCCCCAAGTAGCCAGCTAGCTTCTCGCACTCCACTGGCTTGCAGAGTTGGCCGATCGAAGTCGCGGCCTCGCCCACGTTGTGATTCAACGCAGCGAACAAGTCCGGTAGCGCTTCGCTCGCATTGAGCGAACCCAGCCCGCTGGCCGCCATGCCGCGCACGCGCGCATCAGGGCTGCGCAACGCAGCGCGCAGCGCCTTGATGCCTGCAGGCCCACCGGTTTGCAGCAAGGCCTTGGTGGCGGCCAGGCGTACCTCGGGCACTCGATGCCGGTAGTAGGGAGCAATCGCTGCGCTGGAGCTGGGCTGCTTGAGCCCGGCCAGCACGTTCAACGCCAGCGTCAGCACCTCGACGCTCGCGCCCCGTCGCACCAAGGCTTCGACGTGCGGAGTCACGGGCTTGCCGGCGTCTCCCGCGTCGGCCACGTGCTTGAGCGCGGCGAGCATTCGCGACTCGTCCCGGCTCTCGAGCTCCGCCTTGAGCTTGGCGGGGTCGAGTCTGCTGGCGGCAGCCTTGCTCTTGCCCTGGGCAGTGGCGTTCCAGCTGGCGCTGGTCAGCGCCAGCGTACAGGCCGCGAAAATCCCTACGTGTCTGAGTGCGCGCATTAGACCGATTCTCCCCATGACGGCTGTCGATGTACCCTCGGCCGCCTGCACCGGCAAGCCAAAGAGCGTAGTTTTCCCATGAGCGACAGCAATCCCCACATCCCGCCCCCACCCGCCATCCGTCTCGAAACCGTCGAGGATCGCTCTCCCCCGGACGCGGGTGGCTTCCTGCGACTGGTGCGTAGACGTTTGCGCGCGCACTACCCCGACGGCGGAGTCAGCAAGGAGTTCAACTACGACGAGGTCGATCGCCCCGCCATCGACGCCGTCGTCGTCCTTGCGCACTACACGCGCGACGGCGGCTCGCGTCGCGTGTTCCTTCGCAGTGTCGTGCGCCCGCCCACCTATCTGCGCGATCGAGGGCGGTCACCGGTAAACGAGGTGGACCACCTGGGCAACGCGTGGGAACTGGTTGCGGGCCTGGTGGAACGCGGAGAGCAGACGGCTGACGGCATCGTGGATGCGGCGCGACGGGAGTTGATGGAGGAGCTCGGATTCGACGTGCCGAACTCCGCGCTCCAACCGCTTGGCCCGAGCACCTTTCCCGCACCAGGGATCTGCGCCGAGCGACACTTCTTTTTCCACGTGTTGGTGGATCCAGCGTCCCGCGTGGAGCCCGAGAACGACGGCTCGCCCCTGGAACACGGCGGTGAAGTGCTGGATGTCGACCTGGACGTGGCCTTGGCTGCGTGTCGGGCCGGTGAAGTGGAAGACGCCAAGACCGAACTGGGGCTGCGCCGCTTTGCGGAGCTCGGGCGATGAGCAACCCGCGCGTCATCGTCGTGGTGAAGCGTTCCGCGCTTCGCCGCTACGTGGAGGAGGAAGGGGACGGCCGTGCGAGGCGTCTGGTGCGACGCAACGACCCCACGGTAGCCCATTGGCGTCAGTCCCACCTGGATCACGAGCGGACGGTGGAAGCCGTGGAGGCAGCGCTGGACTCGGTGGGCGCGCGGGTCGTGGTGTTGCGGGGTAGCCACGCTGCCTTCGACTCGGAAGGCGCTTCTCTGGTGGTCGCGGTGGGCGGCGACGGGACGCTGCTTGCGGCGTCGCACAACGTCGGCAACGTGCCGGTGCTGGGTGTGAACAGCGCGCCGCGGTTCAGCGTTGGGTTCTTCTGCGCAGCTCGGCGTAGCAATCTGCGCCGCATGCTGGGTGACGCTCTGGAGGGCACTGCGGACAAGGTGCGCTTGGCGCGTATGACCGTGAGCGTGAATGGTCGCGTGCGCTCCAAGCGCGTGCTGAACGAGGCCCTGTATTGTCACTGCTCGCCAGCAGCGACGTCACGCTATCTGCTTTCCCATCGCCGCATTCGTGAAGAGCACAAGTCCAGCGGCTTTTGGGTCGGCCCTGCCGCGGGGTCGACTGCAGCCCAGCGTTCCGCGGGTGGGCGCATCTTGCCGCTGCGATCACGCAAGTTGCAGCTGGTGGTGCGCGAACCCTATCCGAGCTTCGGGCGCCGCTATCGATTGGCGCGCTTCTTGGTCGAGCCCGGCGAGCGCGTGGTGGCGGAAAGCATGATGCACGAAGCCTGCATGTTCCTCGACGGCCCCTATCGACGCATTGGTTTCGGCCTGGGAGATTCCGCGAGTTTCACCCTGAGTGAGGAACCGCTGACGGTGCTCGGGCTTTCAGGCAAACGCGCACTGGCCACTGCGTGAAGCACACATTGTGCGACATGTTTTCGTGTTGCCTGCGGATAGGGCCGGGTGTGCGTCGAGGGGCGCGCTATGCTGGCGCACGAGGATGCCGGTACACATCAAGCGTCTCACCTTGTTGAGCCTGGTTGCGCTGATCGGTTGCGCGACGGCAGAAGGGGTTGGGCCCGGCGAAGGTAGCGGCGCAGGCTTCGCGGGAATGGCCGGCACGGCGGGTTCGGGCGCAGGCAAGACAGACAATCCCAACCTGGGCGGAAGCGGTGGGCTGACCGTAGGCGGCTCCGGTGGCGGCAGTGCGGGCCTGGCGTCCGGGGGTGTGAGCGGCGGCGCGGGCACGGCCTCGGGGGGCAGCGCTGGCAGTAGCGACGGCGGCAGTTGTGAGCCAGGCAAGAAGAAGTGCGGCGGCTTGTGCGTGGAGCCCACCGCCGGTGTGGGGTGTGACCCACTCATTTGTAGTCCCTGTCCAGCTGTCGCGAATGCGGTGCTCAAGTGCACGGGCACGCTTTGCGACTTCGATTGCATCGCTGGCTACACGAAGAGCGGCAGCAGCTGCGTGCCCCAAGGCGGCACGGGCGGCAGCACCGGTACGGGTGGAAGCACCGGCACGGGTGGTGGCGGCGCCTGCGCCTTGCCGTGTGACTTCACGAGCGCGTCGAGTCAGTTCGTCTGTACCGCTGCGTGCATACTGACGGGCGCGAACTTCGGCTTGTGCCTGCCGAACAACTGCTGCGCCTGCACCTAGACGGCCTGCAGCGGAGTGCTCGGCCACGCGGTGGTCGCCTCCTCGCGTTTCGATCGTGTATGGTAGCAGCGAGGAATGACATGCTGGATTACCGCACTAGGGTGACGCAGGCTGGCGTTCTGTGCGTCGTGCTGGCTGCCCCCAGCGCGTGGGCAGGCGACAAGAAGGCCGACGACAAGAAGGACGACGACAACGTCGTCTTCGACAACACGAAGCCGAAGCAGCAGAACGCGATCGAGGCAGACGACAGCGGTGTGGTGTTCGACAACCGCGAGCCTCCCAAGGAGGAGCCGAAGGAGCTCGACAACGCCACGACCTTCGCCACCACGGATCCCGATGCGCCCGACGAGCGTCGGCGGCGCTTTCGTTCGGGCTTCTCGGCGGGCTTTCGTCTGGGATGGTCCTTGCCGGGGGGCGAGATTGAAAAGGGCTCCAAGCTGAGCGCCGGCGTGACCGGTGCCTTGGGGGCCGGTGCGCAACTAGGCTACCGCTTCACCCCGAACCTCATCGTGGCGCTCGACATGGGTGGGGGCTACGTCTTTCCCGACAACTGCGGAGGGGGCGC is from Polyangiaceae bacterium and encodes:
- a CDS encoding HEAT repeat domain-containing protein, which gives rise to MRALRHVGIFAACTLALTSASWNATAQGKSKAAASRLDPAKLKAELESRDESRMLAALKHVADAGDAGKPVTPHVEALVRRGASVEVLTLALNVLAGLKQPSSSAAIAPYYRHRVPEVRLAATKALLQTGGPAGIKALRAALRSPDARVRGMAASGLGSLNASEALPDLFAALNHNVGEAATSIGQLCKPVECEKLAGYLGKLPFDVVTSGFDQILFRPEKEMPEEQKIRIVGRLRELGTKDAGNYLADVAERWPKDWSKRVKQAIDAAVKALGGSSSSAEDD
- a CDS encoding NUDIX hydrolase, producing the protein MSDSNPHIPPPPAIRLETVEDRSPPDAGGFLRLVRRRLRAHYPDGGVSKEFNYDEVDRPAIDAVVVLAHYTRDGGSRRVFLRSVVRPPTYLRDRGRSPVNEVDHLGNAWELVAGLVERGEQTADGIVDAARRELMEELGFDVPNSALQPLGPSTFPAPGICAERHFFFHVLVDPASRVEPENDGSPLEHGGEVLDVDLDVALAACRAGEVEDAKTELGLRRFAELGR
- a CDS encoding NAD(+)/NADH kinase yields the protein MSNPRVIVVVKRSALRRYVEEEGDGRARRLVRRNDPTVAHWRQSHLDHERTVEAVEAALDSVGARVVVLRGSHAAFDSEGASLVVAVGGDGTLLAASHNVGNVPVLGVNSAPRFSVGFFCAARRSNLRRMLGDALEGTADKVRLARMTVSVNGRVRSKRVLNEALYCHCSPAATSRYLLSHRRIREEHKSSGFWVGPAAGSTAAQRSAGGRILPLRSRKLQLVVREPYPSFGRRYRLARFLVEPGERVVAESMMHEACMFLDGPYRRIGFGLGDSASFTLSEEPLTVLGLSGKRALATA